Proteins found in one Phocoena sinus isolate mPhoSin1 chromosome 19, mPhoSin1.pri, whole genome shotgun sequence genomic segment:
- the MARK4 gene encoding MAP/microtubule affinity-regulating kinase 4 isoform X1, which yields MSSRTALAPGNDRNSDTHGTLGIGRSSDKGPSWSSRSLGARCRNSIASCPEEQPHVGNYRLLRTIGKGNFAKVKLARHILTGREVAIKIIDKTQLNPSSLQKLFREVRIMKGLNHPNIAVSLLPGCVTLVKLFEVIETEKTLYLVMEYASAGEVFDYLVSHGRMKEKEARAKFRQIVSAVHYCHQKNIVHRDLKAENLLLDAEANIKIADFGFSNEFTLGSKLDTFCGSPPYAAPELFQGKKYDGPEVDIWSLGVILYTLVSGSLPFDGHNLKELRERVLRGKYRVPFYMSTDCESILRRFLVLNPAKRCTLEQIMKDKWINIGYEGEELKPYTEPEEDFGDTKRIEVMVGMGYTREEIKEALTSQKYNEVTATYLLLGRKTEEGGDRGTPGLALARVRAPSDTTNGTSSSKGTSHSKGQRTSSSTYHRQRRHSDFCGPSPAPLHPKRSPTSTGEAELKEERLPGRKASCSAAGSGSRGLPPSSPMVSSAHNPNKAEIPERRKDSTSTPNNLPPSMMTRRNTYVCTERPGAERPSLLPNGKENSSGTPRVPPASPSSHSLAPPSGERSRLARGSTVRSTFHGGQVRDRRAGGGAGGGVQNGPPASPTLAHEAAPLPTGRPRPTTNLFTKLTSKLTRRVTDEPERIGGPEVTSCHLPWDQTETAPRLLRFPWSVKLTSSRPPEALMAALRQATAAARCRCRQPQPFLLACLHGGAGGPEPLSHFEVEVCQLPRPGLRGVLFRRVAGTALAFRTLVTRISNDLEL from the exons ATGTCTTCGCGGACGGCTCTGGCCCCGGGCAACGATCGGAACTCGGACACG CATGGCACCCTGGGCATTGGCCGCTCCTCGGACAAGGGACCGTCCTGGTCCAGCCGCTCCCTGGGTGCCCGCTGCCGAAACTCCATCGCCTCCTGTCCTGAAGAGCAGCCCCATGTAGGCAACTACCGCCTGCTGAGGACCATTGGGAAGGGCAACTTTGCCAAAGTCAAGCTGGCCCGGCACATCCTTACCGGCCGGGAG GTCGCCATCAAGATCATCGATAAAACCCAGCTGAACCCCAGCAGCCTGCAGAag cTGTTCCGAGAAGTCCGTATCATGAAGGGCCTAAACCACCCCAACATCg CAGTATCCCTgctccctggctgtgtgaccttgg TGAAGCTCTTCGAGGTGATCGAGACAGAGAAGACGCTGTACCTGGTGATGGAATATGCAAGTGCTG GAGAAGTGTTTGACTACCTCGTGTCACACGGCCGCATGAAGGAGAAGGAAGCTCGAGCCAAGTTCCGACAG ATCGTGTCGGCTGTGCACTACTGTCACCAGAAAAACATTGTACACAGGGACCTGAAG GCCGAGAACCTCTTGCTGGACGCCGAGGCCAACATCAAGATCGCCGACTTTGGCTTCAGCAATGAGTTCACGCTGGGCTCGAAGCTGGACACGTTCTGCGGGAGCCCCCCGTACGCCGCCCCGGAGCTGTTCCAGGGCAAGAAGTACGACGGGCCGGAGGTGGACATCTGGAGCCTCGGCGTCATCCTATACACCCTCGTCAGCGGCTCCCTGCCCTTCGACGGGCACAACCTCAAG GAGCTGCGAGAGCGAGTCCTCAGAGGGAAGTACCGGGTCCCTTTCTACATGTCAACAGACTGTGAGAGCATCCTGCGGAGATTTTTGGTGCTGAACCCAGCGAAACGCTGTACTCTCGAG CAAATCATGAAAGACAAATGGATCAACATCGGCTATGAGGGTGAGGAGTTGAAGCCATACACAGAGCCCGAGGAGGACTTCGGGGACACCAAGCGAATCG AGGTGATGGTGGGTATGGGCTACACGcgggaagaaatcaaagaggcctTGACCAGCCAGAAGTACAACGAAGTGACCGCCACCTACCTCCTGCTGGGCAGGAAGACTGAG GAGGGTGGGGACCGGGGCACCCCGGGGCTGGCCCTGGCACGGGTGCGGGCGCCCAGCGACACCACCAATGGAACAAGCTCCAGCAAAGGCACCAGCCACAGCAAAGGGCAGCGGACCTCCTCCTCCACCTACCACCGCCAGCGCAGGCACAGCGACTTCT GTGGCCCATCCCCTGCACCCCTGCACCCCAAGCGCAGCCCAACCAGCACAGGGGAGGCGGAGCTGAAGGAGGAGCGCCTGCCAGGCCGGAAGGCGAGCTGCAGTGCCGCGGGGAGCGGGAGCCGAGGGCTGCCCCCCTCCAGCCCCATGGTCAGCAGTGCCCACAACCCCAACAAGGCAGAGATCCCAGAGCGGCGGAAGGACAGTACGAGCACCCCT AACAACCTCCCCCCAAGCATGATGACCCGCAGAAACACCTACGTTTGCACAGAACGCCCGGGGGCTGAGCGCCCATCCCTGTTGCCAAATGGCAAAGAAAACAG CTCGGGGACCCCACGGGtgccccccgcctccccctccaGTCACAGCCTGGCTCCCCCATCAGGGGAGCGGAGCCGCCTGGCACGCGGCTCCACCGTCCGCAGCACGTTCCACGGTGGCCAGGTCCGGGACAggcgggcagggggcggggcaggtgGGGGCGTGCAGAATGGGCCCCCCGCCTCTCCCACACTGGCCCATGAGGCCGCACCCCTGCCCACTGGGCGGCCCCGCCCCACCACCAACCTCTTCACCAAGCTGACCTCCAAACTGACCCGAAG gGTCACAGACGAACCTGAGAGAATCGGGGGACCTGAGGTCACAAG TTGCCATCTACCTTGGGATCAAACGGAAACCGCCCCCCGGCTGCTCCGATTCCCCTGGAGTGTGAAGCTGACCAGCTCGCGCCCGCCCGAGGCCCTGATGGCAGCTCTGCGCCAGGCCACGGCGGCCgcccgctgccgctgccgccagCCACAGCCGTTCCTGCTGGCCTGCCTGCACGGGGGTGCGGGCGGGCCCGAGCCCCTGTCCCACTTTGAAGTGGAGGTCTGCCAGCTGCCCCGGCCAGGCCTGCGAGGAGTGCTCTTCCGCCGCGTGGCGGGCACTGCCCTGGCCTTCCGCACCCTCGTCACCCGCATCTCCAATGACCTCGAGCTCTGA
- the MARK4 gene encoding MAP/microtubule affinity-regulating kinase 4 isoform X2 has translation MSSRTALAPGNDRNSDTHGTLGIGRSSDKGPSWSSRSLGARCRNSIASCPEEQPHVGNYRLLRTIGKGNFAKVKLARHILTGREVAIKIIDKTQLNPSSLQKLFREVRIMKGLNHPNIVKLFEVIETEKTLYLVMEYASAGEVFDYLVSHGRMKEKEARAKFRQIVSAVHYCHQKNIVHRDLKAENLLLDAEANIKIADFGFSNEFTLGSKLDTFCGSPPYAAPELFQGKKYDGPEVDIWSLGVILYTLVSGSLPFDGHNLKELRERVLRGKYRVPFYMSTDCESILRRFLVLNPAKRCTLEQIMKDKWINIGYEGEELKPYTEPEEDFGDTKRIEVMVGMGYTREEIKEALTSQKYNEVTATYLLLGRKTEEGGDRGTPGLALARVRAPSDTTNGTSSSKGTSHSKGQRTSSSTYHRQRRHSDFCGPSPAPLHPKRSPTSTGEAELKEERLPGRKASCSAAGSGSRGLPPSSPMVSSAHNPNKAEIPERRKDSTSTPNNLPPSMMTRRNTYVCTERPGAERPSLLPNGKENSSGTPRVPPASPSSHSLAPPSGERSRLARGSTVRSTFHGGQVRDRRAGGGAGGGVQNGPPASPTLAHEAAPLPTGRPRPTTNLFTKLTSKLTRRVTDEPERIGGPEVTSCHLPWDQTETAPRLLRFPWSVKLTSSRPPEALMAALRQATAAARCRCRQPQPFLLACLHGGAGGPEPLSHFEVEVCQLPRPGLRGVLFRRVAGTALAFRTLVTRISNDLEL, from the exons ATGTCTTCGCGGACGGCTCTGGCCCCGGGCAACGATCGGAACTCGGACACG CATGGCACCCTGGGCATTGGCCGCTCCTCGGACAAGGGACCGTCCTGGTCCAGCCGCTCCCTGGGTGCCCGCTGCCGAAACTCCATCGCCTCCTGTCCTGAAGAGCAGCCCCATGTAGGCAACTACCGCCTGCTGAGGACCATTGGGAAGGGCAACTTTGCCAAAGTCAAGCTGGCCCGGCACATCCTTACCGGCCGGGAG GTCGCCATCAAGATCATCGATAAAACCCAGCTGAACCCCAGCAGCCTGCAGAag cTGTTCCGAGAAGTCCGTATCATGAAGGGCCTAAACCACCCCAACATCg TGAAGCTCTTCGAGGTGATCGAGACAGAGAAGACGCTGTACCTGGTGATGGAATATGCAAGTGCTG GAGAAGTGTTTGACTACCTCGTGTCACACGGCCGCATGAAGGAGAAGGAAGCTCGAGCCAAGTTCCGACAG ATCGTGTCGGCTGTGCACTACTGTCACCAGAAAAACATTGTACACAGGGACCTGAAG GCCGAGAACCTCTTGCTGGACGCCGAGGCCAACATCAAGATCGCCGACTTTGGCTTCAGCAATGAGTTCACGCTGGGCTCGAAGCTGGACACGTTCTGCGGGAGCCCCCCGTACGCCGCCCCGGAGCTGTTCCAGGGCAAGAAGTACGACGGGCCGGAGGTGGACATCTGGAGCCTCGGCGTCATCCTATACACCCTCGTCAGCGGCTCCCTGCCCTTCGACGGGCACAACCTCAAG GAGCTGCGAGAGCGAGTCCTCAGAGGGAAGTACCGGGTCCCTTTCTACATGTCAACAGACTGTGAGAGCATCCTGCGGAGATTTTTGGTGCTGAACCCAGCGAAACGCTGTACTCTCGAG CAAATCATGAAAGACAAATGGATCAACATCGGCTATGAGGGTGAGGAGTTGAAGCCATACACAGAGCCCGAGGAGGACTTCGGGGACACCAAGCGAATCG AGGTGATGGTGGGTATGGGCTACACGcgggaagaaatcaaagaggcctTGACCAGCCAGAAGTACAACGAAGTGACCGCCACCTACCTCCTGCTGGGCAGGAAGACTGAG GAGGGTGGGGACCGGGGCACCCCGGGGCTGGCCCTGGCACGGGTGCGGGCGCCCAGCGACACCACCAATGGAACAAGCTCCAGCAAAGGCACCAGCCACAGCAAAGGGCAGCGGACCTCCTCCTCCACCTACCACCGCCAGCGCAGGCACAGCGACTTCT GTGGCCCATCCCCTGCACCCCTGCACCCCAAGCGCAGCCCAACCAGCACAGGGGAGGCGGAGCTGAAGGAGGAGCGCCTGCCAGGCCGGAAGGCGAGCTGCAGTGCCGCGGGGAGCGGGAGCCGAGGGCTGCCCCCCTCCAGCCCCATGGTCAGCAGTGCCCACAACCCCAACAAGGCAGAGATCCCAGAGCGGCGGAAGGACAGTACGAGCACCCCT AACAACCTCCCCCCAAGCATGATGACCCGCAGAAACACCTACGTTTGCACAGAACGCCCGGGGGCTGAGCGCCCATCCCTGTTGCCAAATGGCAAAGAAAACAG CTCGGGGACCCCACGGGtgccccccgcctccccctccaGTCACAGCCTGGCTCCCCCATCAGGGGAGCGGAGCCGCCTGGCACGCGGCTCCACCGTCCGCAGCACGTTCCACGGTGGCCAGGTCCGGGACAggcgggcagggggcggggcaggtgGGGGCGTGCAGAATGGGCCCCCCGCCTCTCCCACACTGGCCCATGAGGCCGCACCCCTGCCCACTGGGCGGCCCCGCCCCACCACCAACCTCTTCACCAAGCTGACCTCCAAACTGACCCGAAG gGTCACAGACGAACCTGAGAGAATCGGGGGACCTGAGGTCACAAG TTGCCATCTACCTTGGGATCAAACGGAAACCGCCCCCCGGCTGCTCCGATTCCCCTGGAGTGTGAAGCTGACCAGCTCGCGCCCGCCCGAGGCCCTGATGGCAGCTCTGCGCCAGGCCACGGCGGCCgcccgctgccgctgccgccagCCACAGCCGTTCCTGCTGGCCTGCCTGCACGGGGGTGCGGGCGGGCCCGAGCCCCTGTCCCACTTTGAAGTGGAGGTCTGCCAGCTGCCCCGGCCAGGCCTGCGAGGAGTGCTCTTCCGCCGCGTGGCGGGCACTGCCCTGGCCTTCCGCACCCTCGTCACCCGCATCTCCAATGACCTCGAGCTCTGA
- the MARK4 gene encoding MAP/microtubule affinity-regulating kinase 4 isoform X4, which produces MSSRTALAPGNDRNSDTHGTLGIGRSSDKGPSWSSRSLGARCRNSIASCPEEQPHVGNYRLLRTIGKGNFAKVKLARHILTGREVAIKIIDKTQLNPSSLQKLFREVRIMKGLNHPNIVKLFEVIETEKTLYLVMEYASAGEVFDYLVSHGRMKEKEARAKFRQIVSAVHYCHQKNIVHRDLKAENLLLDAEANIKIADFGFSNEFTLGSKLDTFCGSPPYAAPELFQGKKYDGPEVDIWSLGVILYTLVSGSLPFDGHNLKELRERVLRGKYRVPFYMSTDCESILRRFLVLNPAKRCTLEQIMKDKWINIGYEGEELKPYTEPEEDFGDTKRIEVMVGMGYTREEIKEALTSQKYNEVTATYLLLGRKTEEGGDRGTPGLALARVRAPSDTTNGTSSSKGTSHSKGQRTSSSTYHRQRRHSDFCGPSPAPLHPKRSPTSTGEAELKEERLPGRKASCSAAGSGSRGLPPSSPMVSSAHNPNKAEIPERRKDSTSTPNNLPPSMMTRRNTYVCTERPGAERPSLLPNGKENSSGTPRVPPASPSSHSLAPPSGERSRLARGSTVRSTFHGGQVRDRRAGGGAGGGVQNGPPASPTLAHEAAPLPTGRPRPTTNLFTKLTSKLTRRVTLDPSKRQNSNRCVSGASLPQGSKIRSQTNLRESGDLRSQVAIYLGIKRKPPPGCSDSPGV; this is translated from the exons ATGTCTTCGCGGACGGCTCTGGCCCCGGGCAACGATCGGAACTCGGACACG CATGGCACCCTGGGCATTGGCCGCTCCTCGGACAAGGGACCGTCCTGGTCCAGCCGCTCCCTGGGTGCCCGCTGCCGAAACTCCATCGCCTCCTGTCCTGAAGAGCAGCCCCATGTAGGCAACTACCGCCTGCTGAGGACCATTGGGAAGGGCAACTTTGCCAAAGTCAAGCTGGCCCGGCACATCCTTACCGGCCGGGAG GTCGCCATCAAGATCATCGATAAAACCCAGCTGAACCCCAGCAGCCTGCAGAag cTGTTCCGAGAAGTCCGTATCATGAAGGGCCTAAACCACCCCAACATCg TGAAGCTCTTCGAGGTGATCGAGACAGAGAAGACGCTGTACCTGGTGATGGAATATGCAAGTGCTG GAGAAGTGTTTGACTACCTCGTGTCACACGGCCGCATGAAGGAGAAGGAAGCTCGAGCCAAGTTCCGACAG ATCGTGTCGGCTGTGCACTACTGTCACCAGAAAAACATTGTACACAGGGACCTGAAG GCCGAGAACCTCTTGCTGGACGCCGAGGCCAACATCAAGATCGCCGACTTTGGCTTCAGCAATGAGTTCACGCTGGGCTCGAAGCTGGACACGTTCTGCGGGAGCCCCCCGTACGCCGCCCCGGAGCTGTTCCAGGGCAAGAAGTACGACGGGCCGGAGGTGGACATCTGGAGCCTCGGCGTCATCCTATACACCCTCGTCAGCGGCTCCCTGCCCTTCGACGGGCACAACCTCAAG GAGCTGCGAGAGCGAGTCCTCAGAGGGAAGTACCGGGTCCCTTTCTACATGTCAACAGACTGTGAGAGCATCCTGCGGAGATTTTTGGTGCTGAACCCAGCGAAACGCTGTACTCTCGAG CAAATCATGAAAGACAAATGGATCAACATCGGCTATGAGGGTGAGGAGTTGAAGCCATACACAGAGCCCGAGGAGGACTTCGGGGACACCAAGCGAATCG AGGTGATGGTGGGTATGGGCTACACGcgggaagaaatcaaagaggcctTGACCAGCCAGAAGTACAACGAAGTGACCGCCACCTACCTCCTGCTGGGCAGGAAGACTGAG GAGGGTGGGGACCGGGGCACCCCGGGGCTGGCCCTGGCACGGGTGCGGGCGCCCAGCGACACCACCAATGGAACAAGCTCCAGCAAAGGCACCAGCCACAGCAAAGGGCAGCGGACCTCCTCCTCCACCTACCACCGCCAGCGCAGGCACAGCGACTTCT GTGGCCCATCCCCTGCACCCCTGCACCCCAAGCGCAGCCCAACCAGCACAGGGGAGGCGGAGCTGAAGGAGGAGCGCCTGCCAGGCCGGAAGGCGAGCTGCAGTGCCGCGGGGAGCGGGAGCCGAGGGCTGCCCCCCTCCAGCCCCATGGTCAGCAGTGCCCACAACCCCAACAAGGCAGAGATCCCAGAGCGGCGGAAGGACAGTACGAGCACCCCT AACAACCTCCCCCCAAGCATGATGACCCGCAGAAACACCTACGTTTGCACAGAACGCCCGGGGGCTGAGCGCCCATCCCTGTTGCCAAATGGCAAAGAAAACAG CTCGGGGACCCCACGGGtgccccccgcctccccctccaGTCACAGCCTGGCTCCCCCATCAGGGGAGCGGAGCCGCCTGGCACGCGGCTCCACCGTCCGCAGCACGTTCCACGGTGGCCAGGTCCGGGACAggcgggcagggggcggggcaggtgGGGGCGTGCAGAATGGGCCCCCCGCCTCTCCCACACTGGCCCATGAGGCCGCACCCCTGCCCACTGGGCGGCCCCGCCCCACCACCAACCTCTTCACCAAGCTGACCTCCAAACTGACCCGAAG GGTTACCCTCGATCCCTCTAAACGGCAGAACTCTAACCGCTGCGTTTCGGGCGCCTCTCTGCCCCAGGGATCCAAGATCA gGTCACAGACGAACCTGAGAGAATCGGGGGACCTGAGGTCACAAG TTGCCATCTACCTTGGGATCAAACGGAAACCGCCCCCCGGCTGCTCCGATTCCCCTGGAGTGTGA
- the MARK4 gene encoding MAP/microtubule affinity-regulating kinase 4 isoform X3 encodes MSSRTALAPGNDRNSDTHGTLGIGRSSDKGPSWSSRSLGARCRNSIASCPEEQPHVGNYRLLRTIGKGNFAKVKLARHILTGREVAIKIIDKTQLNPSSLQKLFREVRIMKGLNHPNIAVSLLPGCVTLVKLFEVIETEKTLYLVMEYASAGEVFDYLVSHGRMKEKEARAKFRQIVSAVHYCHQKNIVHRDLKAENLLLDAEANIKIADFGFSNEFTLGSKLDTFCGSPPYAAPELFQGKKYDGPEVDIWSLGVILYTLVSGSLPFDGHNLKELRERVLRGKYRVPFYMSTDCESILRRFLVLNPAKRCTLEQIMKDKWINIGYEGEELKPYTEPEEDFGDTKRIEVMVGMGYTREEIKEALTSQKYNEVTATYLLLGRKTEEGGDRGTPGLALARVRAPSDTTNGTSSSKGTSHSKGQRTSSSTYHRQRRHSDFCGPSPAPLHPKRSPTSTGEAELKEERLPGRKASCSAAGSGSRGLPPSSPMVSSAHNPNKAEIPERRKDSTSTPNNLPPSMMTRRNTYVCTERPGAERPSLLPNGKENRAGEKPQIVTASTSSGWLGFKLLCLSLFGLFQLACEGNQYRLAGA; translated from the exons ATGTCTTCGCGGACGGCTCTGGCCCCGGGCAACGATCGGAACTCGGACACG CATGGCACCCTGGGCATTGGCCGCTCCTCGGACAAGGGACCGTCCTGGTCCAGCCGCTCCCTGGGTGCCCGCTGCCGAAACTCCATCGCCTCCTGTCCTGAAGAGCAGCCCCATGTAGGCAACTACCGCCTGCTGAGGACCATTGGGAAGGGCAACTTTGCCAAAGTCAAGCTGGCCCGGCACATCCTTACCGGCCGGGAG GTCGCCATCAAGATCATCGATAAAACCCAGCTGAACCCCAGCAGCCTGCAGAag cTGTTCCGAGAAGTCCGTATCATGAAGGGCCTAAACCACCCCAACATCg CAGTATCCCTgctccctggctgtgtgaccttgg TGAAGCTCTTCGAGGTGATCGAGACAGAGAAGACGCTGTACCTGGTGATGGAATATGCAAGTGCTG GAGAAGTGTTTGACTACCTCGTGTCACACGGCCGCATGAAGGAGAAGGAAGCTCGAGCCAAGTTCCGACAG ATCGTGTCGGCTGTGCACTACTGTCACCAGAAAAACATTGTACACAGGGACCTGAAG GCCGAGAACCTCTTGCTGGACGCCGAGGCCAACATCAAGATCGCCGACTTTGGCTTCAGCAATGAGTTCACGCTGGGCTCGAAGCTGGACACGTTCTGCGGGAGCCCCCCGTACGCCGCCCCGGAGCTGTTCCAGGGCAAGAAGTACGACGGGCCGGAGGTGGACATCTGGAGCCTCGGCGTCATCCTATACACCCTCGTCAGCGGCTCCCTGCCCTTCGACGGGCACAACCTCAAG GAGCTGCGAGAGCGAGTCCTCAGAGGGAAGTACCGGGTCCCTTTCTACATGTCAACAGACTGTGAGAGCATCCTGCGGAGATTTTTGGTGCTGAACCCAGCGAAACGCTGTACTCTCGAG CAAATCATGAAAGACAAATGGATCAACATCGGCTATGAGGGTGAGGAGTTGAAGCCATACACAGAGCCCGAGGAGGACTTCGGGGACACCAAGCGAATCG AGGTGATGGTGGGTATGGGCTACACGcgggaagaaatcaaagaggcctTGACCAGCCAGAAGTACAACGAAGTGACCGCCACCTACCTCCTGCTGGGCAGGAAGACTGAG GAGGGTGGGGACCGGGGCACCCCGGGGCTGGCCCTGGCACGGGTGCGGGCGCCCAGCGACACCACCAATGGAACAAGCTCCAGCAAAGGCACCAGCCACAGCAAAGGGCAGCGGACCTCCTCCTCCACCTACCACCGCCAGCGCAGGCACAGCGACTTCT GTGGCCCATCCCCTGCACCCCTGCACCCCAAGCGCAGCCCAACCAGCACAGGGGAGGCGGAGCTGAAGGAGGAGCGCCTGCCAGGCCGGAAGGCGAGCTGCAGTGCCGCGGGGAGCGGGAGCCGAGGGCTGCCCCCCTCCAGCCCCATGGTCAGCAGTGCCCACAACCCCAACAAGGCAGAGATCCCAGAGCGGCGGAAGGACAGTACGAGCACCCCT AACAACCTCCCCCCAAGCATGATGACCCGCAGAAACACCTACGTTTGCACAGAACGCCCGGGGGCTGAGCGCCCATCCCTGTTGCCAAATGGCAAAGAAAACAG AGCTGGAGAGAAGCCCCAGATTGTCACAGCTTCAACATCCTCTGGTTGGCTGGGTTTCAAACTTCTTTGCCTGAGTCTGTTCGGTCTCTTTCAGCTGGCATGTGAGGGAAACCAGTACAGACTGGCTGGAGCATAA